The genomic interval CTcatcatgaattttaatttgattgagaGTAGGATTTGCAGGTAGAGGAGGTGGATTAGAATCAAGCTCCACTACTTCCCATAGATTGAGGGCTTCGAGATATGCTTCCATCCTGAAAGCCCATAAATGGTAGTTGTTACCATCAAACCTTGGAGGACCAGACCCAATCTGTTCACTTGAAGACATTTTGGAGTTAAATGAACAGATCCCTCAAGAatacggctctgataccacttgtcaatTAAAGATGAAATATGTTGGCAAATACACCaagcaaaaatgagaaaatacaaCTCTGCCAGATTTCTCTGTTAAAACATAAACATCTTTCCATTGCAATCAAATGAGAGTTACAAAGCCATTTATATACTAGTAACGTAATATATTAATGCTATGAATGTGGACTAGAATATTAGTAATAACTCAAATTCCTAAGAGACTTAATACATGCATCCAGAGAACTTATCAACTTCCTAATCAATTAAGCTTTATCTTCAAGATTCATGGAATAATTCTCAATTAACACAATAGCATACAAAAGGCAAAGAAATAGGACTAACAAAGTTGATGGGGCTCAAACAGGAGGAGATTGAGAAGTTAAGGAACCTATTGGGGTCTCTTGAAAAAGAGCAAGGAATTAGTACTTCAAATCTTGTCTTCACAGGTATTACTTTCAATTCTTGTTGCTTAAATGCTTcagatttagattttaaatcACACTGGATTTTTGATTTCAGTGCAACCGACCACATTACTCAATCTTCACACAAATTTCTAAACTACAAACCATGCCCTAGTACTAAAAAGATTGTGTTGGCTGATGGATCCTTAACTACTATTGCTGGAATAGGGGATATCCTTGTTAACAATTACCTAATTCTGAAAGACGCTCTTCATGTCCCAAAACTCTACACCaatttcatctctattaaaAAACTGACCCTAGACACTAATTGTCGTGCCATCTTCTATCCAAATCtttgtgaatttcaggaaaaGGACACGAGGAAGAAGATTGGGCATGCTAAGGTGAAAGAGGGGCTGTACTACCTTGAAGAGTCTAGTGGGTTGAGTgatagaaaacatttttctcCTGTATCTTTTTTAGCTAAATCCAATAAGGATGTCTTATGGTTTCATCATTTTCGCTTAGGACATCCATCTTTTGTAGTTTTTCGGTCTATGTATCTCTCTTTGTTCAAGAGATTAGATAATAGTGATTTTCACTGTGATGTTTGTCAATTTGCTAAGCATAAAAGAGTTTCATTTTCTCTTAATAATACTTGATGCACACTTCCTTTCAACttaattcatagtgacatttggggtcctTCTCCTATTCCTAGTATTTCGGATGCTCGATGGTTTGTGTTGTTTGTGGATGATTGTACCCGAGTTGTGTGGTTGTATCTTCTAAAGAACAAATAAGAAGTATGCaccatttttcctaatttctatACCATGATTAAGAATCAGtttgatattgaaattaaaagaatgagaacTAACAATGctaaagattttttcaatcaaactctATCTCTTTTCTTTCAAGAGAAGAGTATAattcatgagttttcttgtgtttatacccctcagcaaaatggagtagttgagaggaagaatggtcaTTTGTTGGCAGTTACAAGATCCTTGTTATTCCACAATAATGTGCCTATACgctattggggagaagctgtcTTGAAATCTACTTATCTCACCAATTGGCTTCCTTCTAGGAATCTTGACCTTCAAAGTCCTCTTCAGCTTCTTACTAAGGCTTTCCCATAATTTATTCCAACAAATCTTTGCCAAGAGTGTTTGGTTGTTTGGTTTTTGTTCATAATCATTCTTCTCATAGAGGGAAATTAGATCCTAGAGCCCTTAAGTATCTTTGTTGGATATTCCTCCACTCAAAAAGGTTATAAGTGTTTCCATCCTCCATCCAAGAAGTTGTTTGTTTCGGCTAATGTAAGTTTTGTAGAGGACCAATCATATTTTGATATGGCTAAGGGGGAGACTAATTTATTGGATGAACAGTTAAGGGAATtctatttctcaattttttcagtttctccttctccttcaaaTCATCCTTAGGATTTCTTAAATTCGATTCCAAGAGAGAATGTTCACTCTTCTTCTCACCCACTGCAAGTCTATTCAAGGAGAAAATGCCCCAATTTTTTCTCTAAGCATGCTGAATTCTCTAATCCTTGTGTAGATTAGTGCAGCCCTCAACTTGATTCACCTAAGAGTCCTAACCAACTTCAACCTGCAATCCCTACTGTTATACCCAAACCTATTCCAAGCAACACTCAGCCGTCTACACCAATTTTGGATGACCTGGACATCCCAATTACCCTAAGAAAAGGAACCCGAGCCTGCACTCAACGTCCCCTACATCTATAAAAGAACCAAACTTGGGATTTGGTCCAACTaactaaaggaaagaaaattgttGGGTGTAGATGggtatttatagtgaaatataaATCAGATGGCTCTCTCGAAAGGTACAAAGGTAGATTAGTGGCTAAGGGTTATATACAAACATATGGTGTGGACTACATTGAGATGTTTGCTCCCGTAGTAAAAATGAATACTGTCAGAATTTTGTTGTCTTTAGACTGGCTGTTGTAtcaatttgatgttaaaaatgcctttttacattgggatttagaagaaaaaatttatatggaaGTTCTTCCTGAGTTCGGATTGACTAATCAAGGAGAAAATGTTGTATGCTGGTTGAAGAAAGCTCTCTATGGACTGAAACAGTCTCCCAGAGCTTGATTTAGAAGGTTTACAAAGGTGATGCTTGGTTTTGGCTATAAACAAAGTCAATGAGATCATACACTTTTTATTCATCATTCTAAAATGGGTAAACTCACTGCTCTattagtgtatgttgatgatatcattgtgACAGGAGATGATAAAGAAGGTATTGACGCCTTGAAAAGATGCTTGATTCATGAGTTTGAAATAAAAGAGCTAGgcaatctaaaatattttttgggtattgaggtgGCTCGATCTAAGGAGGGTATCTTtatttcacaacaaaaatatgtGCTGGATCTTTTACAGGAAACTGGTATGTTGGGTTGTAGAGTAATTGATACTTTAATTGAACAAAATCATCGTATTGGTGCTGACCTCGAATAAGGGGCTGTTGATAGAGAATCCTACCAACGGTTAGTGGGGAGGCTAATATATCTTTCCCATATAAGGCTAGACATTGCCTATGTCGTGGGTGTAGctagtcaatttatgcatagcCCCAAAGAAAGTGATCTTAAGGTTGTGTATCGTATTCTTCATTATCTTAAAGGCAGTCTAGGTAaaggaattttatttaaaaagggTGGTCGCATGTCCGTGGAAGCATACACTGATGCGGATTATGTTGGATCCCTTGTTGATAGACGGTCAACCTTAGGTTATTGTACGTTTTTTGGTGGTAATCTTATCATATagagaagtaagaaacaaaatgtgatGGCTAGATCTAGTGCAGATGCTGAATTTAGATCTATGGCTTTGGGGATTTGTGAGTTACTGCGGCTCAAAATAATTTTGGCATATTTACATATTCGTTGGACAGCTCCTATGCGGTTatattgtgataacaaatctGCTATCAATATTGCCCATAACCCAGTCCAACATGATATGACTAAACATATTGAAGTTGATAGACATTTCATTAAAGTGCAACTTGAAGGTGGCTTGATTTGTACTCCAATTGTTCCTGTCGACGAACAACTTGCCGATCTATTTACTAAAGGGCTTTCAGGTAGCATATTTTACAAGCTTCTACGCAAGATGGGAATGTATGACATCCATTCTCCATCTTGAAGGAGAGTGTTAGAAGATGGGGCTGATTcatattgattattgattcctTATGGGGCTGATTCCTATTGCTTCATATCCACgggagatttatttaattgcTTTGCTTTCCTTATTTGAGTGATTTGATTGTATATTATGTCTTGTATCTTTTCTGtatatttctttctatattcGGTAGCTGTagctttcctttatttttctttctggATTTGGCATTTCCTAGAATTGGTAGTTTCCTAATCTGCACAAGGCAGGCTGTGCCTATGCCGTATAAATTTACAGCTTGTGCTGCATCTTAATTGATAGTATTAGGCAGAAACAAAATTTTGTGAGATGCTTTCTGAGTAATGGAACCATATTTTTCTGTCATGAATTTGGGGTGGTTTGATGGTggtattttgttctttctcattgCGATTGGTTCAAAATTATGGTCTTCATATAAATTACATGTGCACGTGCACGAACAGGTAGTCCTACAGATGAGCGTAGCACTAGTCCAGTCCattcaagagaagaagattCTGCTAGAGATTCTGACCGTCGTCGGAAGAAGGATGATGAGAGGGACTTGGATAGGGATTCTAGCAGGAATCCCCATGGCCGAAGTGGTGATTCATATAGGCATTTTAATGAGCATTCCTCTAGGGGTTCTCGTAGTTACCATAAGCGGGATGACTACAGCAGGCGTGACAGGAATATGGATGAAGAGAGAAACTATTCTAGGACATCCTCTCGTTATGGTCGAGAGTTGAGGGTTGGCTCTCATTCTGATTATTCAAGAAGAGAGACTGAGCATTACAGATCAAGAGACCTCTCGCGAGGTACTGAAAAATACTCTCGAGATAGATCTGATGGTTCAGTGCATAGAGGCAGGGATAAGGAAAGAGAAACTTCATCACTTGAGTATCAGAAGTATAAAGACAAGGAGTCATTATCTGATAGGACTAAATCTAGCAGGAAGTACTCTGACTTGAATGCTGAAGATATAAGGTATGGGGAGCAGGACAAGCATGGCGGAGAGGGAGATGGTCAAGATGAAAAGAGAGACTATAGGAGGTATGTGCGGGATTCCAAGATTGATCATTCACCTGTTTATGAAGATTCTAGGGGACACCGGAATGACTCTTCTTCATATAGGGACAATGGTGCACATCGTCTGAAAGAAGCTTCAAGAAGTGGTCATAGAGAATTGGATGGACAACGGTATACCAAggatgaaaagaagaaatatgatGACAGGGAAACAAGCAGACACAAGGACCATAATGATAGAAAACAAGGGGAGCAGGATCTTACCAGTGAAAATCTAGAATCTGCTGCCAAAAAACCGAAGTCAAGCATGGGAACTGATTATGGGAAAGATGGTAATTGTTATATTGTCTTCTATAAGTTTTGACCTATGGTTAATTGTACTATCTTCATTGTTCCCAATATAGTTCTTATCATTTCTCATAATTGTGTTATTGATGAATTAGTTCCAAAGCTTACAACTGCGGCTGATGAAAGCCAGACCTCAAGTTCAAAGCAAGCCCAGGAACTTGCTGGTAAGGTCACGCCAGAGCAGGCCTCTGCAAAATGCTCTGAGGCTGTTCCTGATATAGATGCTGCAAAAGTTGCTGCTATGAAAGCGGCCGAATTAGGTATTCCCGCATCTTCTTCTAGTTTTATTGCCATTTtggttcatttttttcattGGCAGTTGCCAGAATTTGTTTGGATTATTGATATCTTTATGATGTTGTCTTgaaggaaaattaaattaatgagtcTTGTTTGTAAAGCGTGAGGCTTATATTATGTATGACATTTGCATGCTTAGTTTGATTCTTCAAGGAGTGCTAGCATGTATGGCTGATATGAACCTTACACATCCATGTGTTGAAATGTATGTGGTGCTTCTGATGGTTTCTCCAGGACTTGAAAAACTATTCATGCTAATGGACACTAAATTAGGCAGGTAGCATTTTTTGTTTCCTCTAAGCGCTCTCTACTCCCTGAATTTTCACTTTTGGAGCTCCATGCTTTTGGAAATGGCAGGTCTTAGCTTCCTTATGTCTAATAGAACCAAATATTTTTGGAATTCGCTGAGATGGATCTGTTTTAATATATCTTGAACAATGCATATGGGATTTATTGAAGAGGTTGGGAATATCACATGTTGAGTGAGCTCAAATTAATCCAGCAAACTCCTGGAATTCTGGAAATTACTTTTAGAGCTCCATGCTTATGAAAATTGTAGTCTCCTTTTTTTCTTGTGCCGAATGGTTCCTTTGAAAAGGCTCCTATACTCTTTAACATCAGCAGAGGTGGATCTGAAAGTTCTTCATAAGTAACGATGCCTTAGATGTCATGTTTTTTTGCACACATCATTggtgttttcatttttatttatttattttttatctgaATGTGTCAATCATCAGTGCCTTCTCTCCAGCATATTTTCCACTGAGCTAGCAGTTGCAATGGTTAAGGATGCAtgctcctttgtgactggaAGGTCATGGGTTCTAAGTTGTTGAAATTGTttctttgcaaaaaaaaaaaacaagggcGAGCCTGCTGAACCTTGGCCCCTTGTAATATGGGCACCCTTTACTCTACTGGACATTCTAATGTCGGTTACAAGAAAGACTAGAAATCAAATTGTTTTTCATGTGAATTCTTATACGATCCTTTCTGAATTCTCACTTGACTAAACAACTCATCCCACACAGTAGTGAACTGAAATTCACCTCTACAGTCTCTCGAGATAGATGTGAAGTTCAATGCTTGATTAGGAGCAATTatgaaaatcattttttattatccCTGCTTCACATCAGTCAATATGATATgcactcttattttttttccttttccttttcatatTCCTTTCCTTactttgttatttgttttagtCTGTTTCCTTTATTGGAATTCTCCTCTCTTGTATATCCCTCAAAAAATTGTGACCCTTTGACCGGTGCTATGAAATAGTTGATGCTGAACTTCAGAATTATGGTTAATTTTGTTCTCTAATATGTTAATGTCATGAACAATGGCATGGGATCTCTTTGGGTGGAAATTTGTCATTCACATGCCATGTTGTTTGATGGAGACGTATTTTGAAGTTTCAAAGTGCTATCTTAACCCATACAATAATGCATTTAATAATTTACTGTGGTTAGAGGACACCATAGGATAATGGACGAACTGATTGGGTTAGGTTTTTGAGACATTTGCTTTGTAACAAGTGGGATTACTCAGGTGACTTCTCAGGACTATATTGGATAGATAAACACTGAACTAATACTGTAGGCCTGATTTCCTAGCAGTTGGAATAATCCATCCAAACTTTTCTTAGTAGTATGTTGAGAACACCAGGAATTGctgggaaaaaataaaaaaactgatACCAGagataaaatattgttttgtgTTGAAACTTGAAAATATGCCTAGTTCTGTAGTTTGGAGAGTCCCttgatgagaaagaaattagaattattaaattttaatgttcaATATTAGGATTTGggttttatttgtattttggaattttagatTGAAGGTTTTTTATGACTTACTATTTTTGTTAGAATAATTACTATAGCTGGGATAATTATGATAAGAACATTTAGTTATTTGTCTGATTTCATTTAGATTTTAtctcttatatattttgttgagATAATTGTAAAGGTTAATTATCTTCTAGTTAGGATTTATGGCCTTTCTGCATCAACCCTCCTACCCATATATTAGTTACTTGACCTTTTAGTGCAAGTATATTAGGTGTACAAGTCAAATTCATTTGACATATGTAAGTACTTCCCTATGTGTGGGCTCTCacttttggaaaaaaaaaaaaaaagaagaagaaaagaaaacaacaaaaaagtgcttttataattttcattttcttcccctTGCTTGCCTTCACCACCTCCACTTTGCCAGAGGAGTTGCCAGATTCCCTGCAACTCCATCCGGGACTGGACTCCTAGACTTTTCTGGGGGCCACTAGAGCCTAAGATGACTGCCAGTGGAATTCAGTGTGGCTAGTCCACTGGCAGAGGAAAGgagaagggaaagaaaagaaggaaaaagaaaaaacaaaaaatcagcTGCAGACCTAAAAATGAACTACTGTAAGTTATCAAActataaatgaaaaaacaacacaaaaatgaaATCTGAAAACAGAATCTGGAAGCTCTGGCCAACCCCcgccccccccaaaaaaaagaagggaaaaaaacttcttttttcttttttgcttggtAACAGAGGAAGGTGAGGCAATCAGTGCAGCAAGCCCTTTTGGGTGTGACCATGAGGGTCTTTCCTGGCTGGGAAATGTTCGGTTTGAGCCATTGCTAGTGCCAAGAAGGTGAGCCCACCACAGTGCACAACATCATACGCAGTATCCACCGTTCTTTTTGGTGTCATGGTTTTGGATCATGGTGGTAGAACTTGTCTTTATTTGAACAATTTCTTTGAGCCATATTCTCTAATCTCATggattcttatattttttatctgtTGCTGTTGGGCCTGATTCTGTAGACCCCATTGTGGTTGTGGCTGTCGACAATTTCAGAAGGGCCAAAACTTGTGAAAACCTTCTCGAACCTATTCTTCAACCCAACGgcaaaaacaaaatcacaagCCTGAACCCAACAGACATACTTaaataattctgaaattttaataCTAAAGTCATACTTCTACCATAAAAATCCTACCAATAAAATCTAATAGTGGATAACAAATTGACACACTCATTCCCTTTGGTAGGGGATTGGTATTTTATATGGTTGATGCtctgtattattattattactagtcaagcattgaattatatttttggatttaaTATAGTTGAATGGTCAGTTTTATTACTAGTTTAGCATTGAATTACATTTCCATACTTCACCTCTCTTGTAGTTGCTCCAATTTTCTACATAAGCTTCTGTAGAAGGCAGAATGTTGTTTTTACTTGAGTTTGGTAAGGAGTAGCTATATAATCGTTCAATCAATTTTATTCACCTAAAGGCTGTATTCTCATGTCTACCACTCTTTTTCTGTGATTCTCCCACTTTCCCCTTTCTGGAATGAAAACACAGTTAATAGGAATCTCATTGGGACGGGTTACATGTCCACTGATCAAAAGAAGAAGCTGCTCTGGGGGAAGAAAAAGGATGCTGCTGCTGAAGAGGTATTTATTTAAAGTAATCTTTTAGTTCTATTCTATACATTTGACGTTTGATGTTGTCTTATCTCTATTTCATGTCATGAATAAGGATAATGTGGACAAAGTTGCAACTATAATTGCTTAAACCTAAGATCCAATGAAGCAAGACTATGCTAATTTGTATATTGAATCATATAATTCTGTGATGTCATGTTGGCTGTGTAATGCGTTTGGATTACTAATACAAATCAgatggcccaaattcattttgGTCATCTCCCAAGTTCAACCAGTATTTTAGCGTTGACCTACACAATCTTGTGACCTATCAGCAGGCTATCAAATGTTCCATGTTATTGACCACCTTTACTAATTATGTTCGTTGCTCAATCCACCTCTTAAAATATTTACAGTCTGGTCATCACTGGGATAGTGCTATGTTTTCTGATCGGGAACAGCAAGAGAAGTTCAAGAAACTCATGGTAATTCTCTAATCCTCTGGTTTATTTTGTTACACTACCAAGGAAACTTGAAGTGATGTACCTTCCAGTTTTGTTGCTCGTTCCTAATTGAGTTGTCAGTTAATCTATAATGTGTTCCCGCCTACTAACACACTTTTAGAGTCTGAGGTTGCATTGGTACCTATGGCCAATTGTAGGGTGTGAAGGGCGAGCTGAAAACGGAAAGCAAACCGGAGAGTCAAGAAAGCAGTGGCCTCCGAGCCGAGAAGCAGAAGGAAATGCAGCTGGATTTGGAGAAGCAATACATTGCCGGACTTCGTCGAAGAGATGGCCGAACTGTCGGACTAGGTCTCTGAGAACCCCGTTGGGATATTTTCCTAGTTTTACCGTGAGATTTGCTTACATTTTGCTGCACGATGCCATAATACTGTCTTCCCTGATCATACTTGGTCGGGGTAATTGTGTTTTGCCTTCTAGATTTGCTGTTTTAGTTCATGGGAAGAATGTTGCTGCAGCAGTATATATTTGGTATTTGAGCTCCCAATGCTGGATGGTCATTTCATTACTTGCTGCTAATGCCTCTACTTTGGGGTTACATTTGAGTAGTTAATGCATGCAGCTTTTTATCTCGCTATATGACAGCTTTTGCCTTTGTTGCTCGGAATGTTGGGCTCTTGAGTTTCAGATTCAGAAGTTACGAGCATCTATATTGATTATGAATTCAGCTGCCCAAAAAGAAGGAAATTCAGAATTCTAAACCGTTTGTTTCGGCTCGGCATGAAAATTAGTGTGGTCACATAGGCATTCTGTCTCCATTTTACTAGCGAagcacaaaaaaaataaaaaaaaaattgtgaaatagTTTTATGAGAAACGAAGCTTGACAACTTGGTTATACTCCAAAATGTGAAATGATATATAGAACCAATTGGAGCAGCGATGTGCTACAGTGCCTGTGACTGGTATTGCCTCCATTAATTTTTACTTGGAATGTGGTTTTAAAGTGATTAATCGAACAAtcgaaaattacaaaaaaaatatgaaaatcgaAATACTGTCACTCTAGTAGTTTGGTGCCTGTGGGTTGGTTCTTTGCGAGTGGGGACTGAAGCTGATTGTAACTGGGTCTCAAATTATCAAGATCCAATCCATCTGATTACAAAGCTAAAAGTAGCTAACTAATGCACCCAATAAGTGTCAAGTCTCACTTTCAAAATTCATACAATCGCACCAAAATTTTGTGTACTAAAATACATGGCTCAAGAAAATATTATGATTTACAAAAGCTGTTTTGATAAAACTTTTAAACTATATTGtgaaacaaattaagaaaaataattaataaaatcaccTTAAAAATGGAATGGAGTTCAGTCAAGTTCTActgaaaatacaaaatattatatgaaatTAAGTTTCCATCCATTTTATTCCATCTGTTTTGTCtgagaagacaaaaaaaaataagaccctTAAAAGAAAACTGGAGTGAagatatttctatatatttttattttattctattagtATTATCTCTGGAAAATTGATGAATCTTTCCCGAGTTGCTTTATAGGGCCCGACGGGCCTACAGAGCGACTCACAGAAAGGAGCAAAAAAGACGATTTTTTCCCGCCCGCtttacaaatttgcaaagcggGCCACTGCACCCCTCCTTTTTGTGCGTCCGCCTGCCATGGCCGCCGCGCCTCATAGCCGTCACCTCGCCCCGCCGCCGCGCCTCACGACTGTCGTCTCGCCTCTCAGCCATAGCCGCCTCGCCCTCGCCAACAGTCGATGCAGCGACTGTTGGCAATGGCGAGGTGGCCATGGTTGAGAGGCGACGGCCATGAGGCACGGCGATGAGAAGAGACGACGGAGACGCATAGAGCAGGGGGATCCatgggagggagaagaagaaagtaaGTGTAGGGACAAAATTGACTTTTTGCCCTCTTTTAAGTAAGCCCGTCGGTAAGCCGTCGGGCTTTCTAACATTTCTCATCTTTCCCATTCCGTCCCCTCCCAAACGCAGTGCTATGTGGGCGACTTGGTGCTTCACTCAGTAATCGCATTTTCTCTTCCTAATtgcaattttctctctttatattTTCGATTTGCAGCAGCGCCCATCAAATCGCGTCTACAGGTTGAGGCTTCTTCCGAGTGATTTTATGACGCAGAACGGTAATTCAATCGGAAGCCAATTCGAGAGACCCTGATCTCGCCTTACACCACTTCGATTTTGCCGCGAACAAAGGTACGCTCGCTTGCTGTCTTGTTCTCTGTCGCGAACTGGGATTGCTCGCCAGCTAGCTCAGATTGGGGCAACATTGTATGAGAATATATTACCCATTTTCGGGGACAAGGGGCGGAACGACCTCTCGATCTACTTACTGCAGCCCAGGAATAACAACGTCGTCTAGGCGTTTCCAATTGCTCCGATCTCCCCTACGCCTAGGACGTTGTCTGGGCCAAGAGCCATAGTTAATTGCTGTTTTCATTTGGTTGGTTTTTTCTCGTTGTTGATACCGGCAAGACCCAGCCAGATAATGTCTGCTGGTTGGTAGTGAGAGGACTCGTAGTACCTGCATGTATTTTTGCTTGGCGAATTAGGCTGTCTATCGGATCTGTCCTAGCTTTGTGCCAATTCATTGCTTCCTCGTGGTTTCTGCCTTCGCGGATAATCCTAAAAAGAAAGTTGATGCCTTAATGCTTTTAGCTATTGGATTTATGAGCCGTTCGTTTGCTATGTGGATGAATTTATTAACGAGTTTTTGCCTCTGCATATGGAGAACGATTACCTATTcaaacttgtttttttttttttatcttaatttttttggaaatagTATACCGTGTGATGCCATAGTTCAATTCCGACAGATTTGACAATTTAGCCTTTGGCCTTCTCGATTGGTGATTGTTGCTCTTATGTTCAGCTGAATTCGTACATTTTTCtaatctttctctctttcctccTTCTGCCTCATTAATGTTTGTAGATACAGGCAGAACTGTTAAGTATTGGAGTGGTCAAACAAGATGTCTGAAGTTGCAACAACCAAAGTGGTAAACCCTTTTCACCTTTCTAGTGTATCCTTTGATTTCATACATCAATGTAGGCAGCACATTTGCAAATGTCATTGTATAAGCTCTTTTCTCAA from Diospyros lotus cultivar Yz01 chromosome 8, ASM1463336v1, whole genome shotgun sequence carries:
- the LOC127808074 gene encoding uncharacterized protein LOC127808074 isoform X2, with the protein product MESNTLSPSPDKADAKATFHKPSNDAANRRYRRRSPVGGSSSSGGSPTDERSTSPVHSREEDSARDSDRRRKKDDERDLDRDSSRNPHGRSGDSYRHFNEHSSRGSRSYHKRDDYSRRDRNMDEERNYSRTSSRYGRELRVGSHSDYSRRETEHYRSRDLSRGTEKYSRDRSDGSVHRGRDKERETSSLEYQKYKDKESLSDRTKSSRKYSDLNAEDIRYGEQDKHGGEGDGQDEKRDYRRDNGAHRLKEASRSGHRELDGQRYTKDEKKKYDDRETSRHKDHNDRKQGEQDLTSENLESAAKKPKSSMGTDYGKDVPKLTTAADESQTSSSKQAQELAGKVTPEQASAKCSEAVPDIDAAKVAAMKAAELVNRNLIGTGYMSTDQKKKLLWGKKKDAAAEESGHHWDSAMFSDREQQEKFKKLMSLRLHWYLWPIVGCEGRAENGKQTGESRKQWPPSREAEGNAAGFGEAIHCRTSSKRWPNCRTRSLRTPLGYFPSFTVRFAYILLHDAIILSSLIILGRGNCVLPSRFAVLVHGKNVAAAVYIWYLSSQCWMVISLLAANASTLGLHLSS
- the LOC127808074 gene encoding uncharacterized protein LOC127808074 isoform X1, whose protein sequence is MESNTLSPSPDKADAKATFHKPSNDAANRRYRRRSPVGGSSSSGGSPTDERSTSPVHSREEDSARDSDRRRKKDDERDLDRDSSRNPHGRSGDSYRHFNEHSSRGSRSYHKRDDYSRRDRNMDEERNYSRTSSRYGRELRVGSHSDYSRRETEHYRSRDLSRGTEKYSRDRSDGSVHRGRDKERETSSLEYQKYKDKESLSDRTKSSRKYSDLNAEDIRYGEQDKHGGEGDGQDEKRDYRRYVRDSKIDHSPVYEDSRGHRNDSSSYRDNGAHRLKEASRSGHRELDGQRYTKDEKKKYDDRETSRHKDHNDRKQGEQDLTSENLESAAKKPKSSMGTDYGKDVPKLTTAADESQTSSSKQAQELAGKVTPEQASAKCSEAVPDIDAAKVAAMKAAELVNRNLIGTGYMSTDQKKKLLWGKKKDAAAEESGHHWDSAMFSDREQQEKFKKLMSLRLHWYLWPIVGCEGRAENGKQTGESRKQWPPSREAEGNAAGFGEAIHCRTSSKRWPNCRTRSLRTPLGYFPSFTVRFAYILLHDAIILSSLIILGRGNCVLPSRFAVLVHGKNVAAAVYIWYLSSQCWMVISLLAANASTLGLHLSS
- the LOC127808074 gene encoding uncharacterized protein LOC127808074 isoform X3, with amino-acid sequence MESNTLSPSPDKADAKATFHKPSNDAANRRYRRRSPVGGSSSSGGSPTDERSTSPVHSREEDSARDSDRRRKKDDERDLDRDSSRNPHGRSGDSYRHFNEHSSRGSRSYHKRDDYSRRDRNMDEERNYSRTSSRYGRELRVGSHSDYSRRETEHYRSRDLSRGTEKYSRDRSDGSVHRGRDKERETSSLEYQKYKDKESLSDRTKSSRKYSDLNAEDIRYGEQDKHGGEGDGQDEKRDYRRYVRDSKIDHSPVYEDSRGHRNDSSSYRDNGAHRLKEASRSGHRELDGQRYTKDEKKKYDDRETSRHKDHNDRKQGEQDLTSENLESAAKKPKSSMGTDYGKDVPKLTTAADESQTSSSKQAQELAGKVTPEQASAKCSEAVPDIDAAKVAAMKAAELVNRNLIGTGYMSTDQKKKLLWGKKKDAAAEESGHHWDSAMFSDREQQEKFKKLMGVKGELKTESKPESQESSGLRAEKQKEMQLDLEKQYIAGLRRRDGRTVGLGL